One Brassica napus cultivar Da-Ae chromosome C2, Da-Ae, whole genome shotgun sequence DNA window includes the following coding sequences:
- the LOC106384389 gene encoding uncharacterized protein LOC106384389 — protein MVATWLMNSVSKNIGQSLLFMSTAESIWNNLMSRFKQDDAPRVFEIEQRLSTLSQGSLDVSAYYTELITLWEEYKNYIMLPVCTCGHCECNAVLLWEQLQQRGRVTKFLMGLNDTYEQTRRHILMLKPIPTIEEAFNIVAQDERQRNLKPVVQTDAVTLQTTGPAAAYIDSMEFAAAYNAYRPRGNRPLCTHCGQLGHTVAKCFKLHGYPPGYRPPSSGYQGQSYGASQRSFTPRGQHNYTPRSQIPPKTVAQMSSHADYIPYIPPPAVLATSLDVNQLNSSQLQSIIKQLQSRVQIPDTVAACITASITEKGVMDPQSSSGISLNISSNLRYQNHIFTFHHQCLSTLYNSLPKQSWIIDSGATSHVCADLSKFQEVFDASNLTVSLPNGTTFPILHTGTIRLSDSLVLYDVLHDLSQASMIGKGDVFNSLYILDLSASSPTALPADIWGPFSIEPVAGHKYFLTIVDDATRVTWVYMLRNKSDVSLSFPAFITLIQTQYNAQLKAIRTDNAPELQFNDIVLKYGLTHYFSCAYTPQQNSVVERKHQHLLNVARALMFQSQIPLPYWSDCVVTAAFLINRFPSPFLHNKSPYELLLNKIPDYSVLRAFGCLCYVSTYTKDHHKFIPRARASVFLGYLPGYKGYKVLDLETRSVSITRNVVFHETIFPLRNDSSPVFDFSLI, from the exons ATGGTGGCAACTTGGCTAATGAACTCTGTTTCCAAGAATATTGGTCAGTCTCTCTTGTTCATGTCTACGGCTGAGTCGATTTGGAACAATCTGATGTCACGTTTTAAGCAAGATGATGCTCCACGAGTGTTTGAGATTGAGCAACGTCTTAGCACTCTTTCTCAGGGATCTCTTGATGTTAGTGCTTATTATACAGAGCTGATTACGTTGTGGGAAGAATATAAGAACTACATTATGCTACCTGTTTGCACTTGCGGTCATTGTGAATGCAATGCGGTTTTGTTGTGGGAACAACTTCAACAACGTGGCCGTGTCACCAAGTTTTTGATGGGGCTCAATGATACTTATGAGCAAACGCGTCGTCATATTCTCATGTTGAAGCCTATTCCTACCATTGAGGAGGCTTTCAACATTGTAGCTCAGGATGAAAGGCAGCGTAATCTCAAACCTGTTGTCCAGACTGATGCTGTGACATTACAAACAACAGGACCTGCTGCGGCGTATATTGATTCAATGGAGTTTGCTGCTGCGTATAACGCATATCGTCCTCGTGGTAATCGTCCTCTCTGTACACATTGTGGACAGCTTGGACATACTGTTGCTAAATGCTTCAAGCTTCATGGCTATCCCCCTGGCTATAGGCCACCGTCATCTGGTTATCAAGGACAGTCCTATGGAGCTTCTCAACGATCTTTCACTCCTCGTGGTCAACACAATTATACTCCGCGCTCTCAAATTCCTCCAAAGACTGTTGCTCAGATGTCTTCTCATGCTGATTATATTCCGTACATTCCACCTCCTGCTGTTTTAGCAACTTCTCTGGATGTCAATCAGCTGAACTCTTCCCAACTACAGTCTATCATTAAACAACTCCAATCTCGTGTTCAGATTCCTGATACTGTTGCTGCTTGTATAACGGCCTCTATCACTGAGAAAGGTGTCATGGATCCACAATCATCATCTGGTATCAGTCTCAATATCTCTTCTAATCTTCGATATCAGAATCACATCTTCACTTTTCACCATCAATGTCTTTCCACTCTCTATAATTCATTACCTAAACAATCTTGGATCATTGATAGTGGTGCTACAAGTCATGTTTGTGCTGATCTTTCAAAGTTTCAAGAAGTCTTCGATGCATCTAATCTGACTGTTTCATTACCAAATGGAACAACATTTCCCATCTTGCATACTGGCACAATTAGACTTTCTGATTCATTAGTCTTGTATGATGTTTTACAT GACCTTTCTCAGGCCTCGATGATTGGGAAGGGTGATGTTTTCAATAGTCTTTACATCCTTGATTTGTCTGCTTCTTCCCCTACTGCTTTACCTGCTG ATATTTGGGGTCCTTTTTCGATTGAGCCTGTTGCTGGTCATAAGTATTTTCTCACTATTGTAGATGATGCTACTCGTGTGACTTGGGTGTACATGCTTCGTAATAAAAGTGATGTTTCTCTTTCGTTTCCTGCTTTTATTACTCTTATTCAAACTCAATACAATGCTCAGCTAAAAGCTATTAGAACTGATAATGCTCCAGAATTACAATTCAATGACATCGTTTTGAAATATGGCTTAACTCATTACTTCTCTTGTGCTTACACTCCTCAACAAAACTCCGTCGTTGAGAGAAAACATCAACATCTTCTTAATGTCGCTAGAGCATTGATGTTTCAGTCCCAGATCCCTTTACCATATTGGTCTGACTGTGTTGTGACTGCTGCTTTTCTTATTAATCGTTTCCCTTCTCCGTTCTTACATAACAAATCACCATATGAGCTTCTACTCAATAAAATTCCTGATTACAGTGTTCTTCGTGCTTTTGGTTGTCTGTGTTATGTTAGCACTTATACTAAAGATCATCACAAATTTATCCCTCGTGCTCGTGCCTCTGTCTTCTTAGGTTATCTACCTGGTTACAAGGGTTATAAAGTGCTTGACTTAGAGACTCGCTCAGTTTCTATAACGCGTAATGTTGTTTTCCATGAGACTATATTCCCTTTGCGAAATGACTCTTCTCCTGTATTTGATTTTTCTCTCATATAA